One part of the Mariniblastus fucicola genome encodes these proteins:
- the gatB gene encoding Asp-tRNA(Asn)/Glu-tRNA(Gln) amidotransferase subunit GatB, giving the protein MTTIDREGLKFSDAKLIIGLEVHVQLKTESKLFCGCSTQFGSNPNTQTCPVCTGMPGTLPVLNEKALALSIKTGLALNCEIARYTKWDRKNYFYPDLPKGYQISQFDKPVCGEGFVEVKIPKSDEPARKIRLERAHLEEDAGKSVHDESGKGGVSKIDLNRTGTPLLEIVTKPDIRSAEEAKAFLTELKLILGYVDVSDCNMQEGSLRCDANVNLHFTDGEEAVATPIVEIKNLNSFRAAERAITHEARRQFKEFRETGETIDDAPKQTRGWDDSAQKTTPQREKELSADYRYFPDPDLIAVVISEQEIEDAKSSLGDLPAALRETLQSEYGLNDYDSDVIVSAGREMVDYFRAVADGSGKPGKPNGKMASNWVGQEVMRYLNENAATIEAYPVAADAMAELLARVTAGEVDQTRGKEVLAEMLASGCDVQEAFDKLGIVKVDSSDLDALCQQLIEENPAVIEEIKGGKVKAVGSLIGKARKINPNVNPGVLRESILKIIGL; this is encoded by the coding sequence ATGACGACCATCGATCGTGAGGGACTCAAGTTCAGCGATGCAAAACTGATCATTGGCCTTGAAGTTCACGTGCAACTTAAAACGGAATCGAAGCTGTTCTGCGGATGCTCCACGCAATTCGGCTCGAATCCGAACACGCAAACCTGCCCGGTCTGCACCGGGATGCCGGGAACACTTCCGGTGCTTAACGAAAAAGCGCTCGCATTGTCGATCAAAACAGGCCTCGCGCTCAATTGTGAAATCGCTCGCTATACAAAATGGGATCGCAAGAACTACTTCTATCCTGATTTGCCCAAAGGCTATCAAATCAGCCAGTTCGACAAACCGGTATGCGGTGAAGGTTTCGTCGAAGTAAAAATTCCCAAAAGTGATGAACCGGCCAGAAAGATTCGACTCGAGCGAGCTCATCTTGAAGAGGACGCTGGCAAGAGCGTGCATGACGAATCGGGCAAAGGCGGAGTTTCGAAAATCGACCTCAACCGAACCGGCACGCCGCTGTTGGAGATCGTGACCAAGCCCGACATTCGCAGTGCTGAAGAAGCAAAAGCGTTCCTGACGGAGTTGAAGCTTATCCTGGGCTATGTAGACGTTTCCGATTGCAACATGCAAGAAGGAAGTCTTCGCTGCGACGCGAATGTAAACTTGCATTTCACGGACGGCGAAGAAGCAGTTGCCACTCCGATCGTGGAGATCAAAAACCTGAACAGCTTTCGCGCTGCGGAACGGGCGATCACGCATGAAGCGCGACGACAGTTCAAAGAGTTTCGCGAAACGGGAGAAACGATCGACGACGCGCCGAAGCAGACTCGCGGCTGGGATGACAGTGCTCAGAAAACGACGCCGCAGCGGGAGAAAGAGCTTTCTGCTGACTATCGATACTTTCCCGATCCCGACCTGATCGCGGTGGTGATTTCGGAACAGGAGATCGAAGACGCGAAGAGTTCGCTCGGCGATCTGCCGGCAGCTTTGAGGGAAACGCTTCAATCCGAATACGGCTTGAACGACTATGACTCGGACGTGATCGTCAGCGCGGGTCGCGAGATGGTGGATTACTTTCGCGCCGTTGCCGATGGCTCCGGCAAACCTGGCAAACCCAATGGAAAGATGGCCAGCAACTGGGTTGGCCAGGAAGTGATGCGCTATCTAAATGAGAACGCCGCGACGATCGAAGCGTATCCGGTTGCGGCCGATGCGATGGCTGAATTACTGGCCCGCGTTACCGCTGGTGAAGTCGATCAGACCCGTGGCAAAGAAGTGCTGGCAGAGATGCTTGCGTCCGGTTGTGATGTCCAGGAGGCCTTCGATAAATTGGGCATTGTGAAGGTGGATTCGAGCGATTTGGACGCGCTTTGCCAGCAGTTGATCGAGGAAAATCCGGCTGTGATTGAGGAAATCAAAGGCGGGAAGGTGAAAGCCGTCGGCTCGCTGATCGGGAAAGCCCGGAAAATCAATCCGAATGTGAATCCCGGCGTTTTGAGAGAATCCATTTTGAAAATAATTGGCCTTTGA
- a CDS encoding SAM hydroxide adenosyltransferase, whose translation MAKRKSEQGSTALSNRIDGTVASCDSAGNLITDIANDSVAGLVGDENISVKFGDHETFGIFPTNHGEPDATLVASLGESGFVQIEIVGISLSEMLGIKSGVKVAVAW comes from the coding sequence ATGGCCAAGCGAAAATCTGAGCAGGGATCGACTGCGCTTTCAAATCGCATCGACGGAACCGTTGCCTCGTGTGACTCTGCTGGCAATCTAATCACGGACATCGCCAACGATTCGGTTGCCGGTCTGGTTGGCGACGAAAACATCTCGGTAAAGTTTGGCGATCACGAAACGTTTGGCATCTTCCCAACCAACCACGGCGAACCAGACGCGACGCTGGTTGCAAGTCTCGGAGAGTCCGGGTTTGTTCAAATCGAAATCGTTGGGATCAGCTTGAGCGAGATGCTGGGCATCAAATCTGGTGTCAAAGTGGCCGTTGCCTGGTAG